A window of Anabas testudineus chromosome 7, fAnaTes1.2, whole genome shotgun sequence genomic DNA:
caactacattttatcctatcttttctttatgtaactgaaagaaacagagagaaactaaaataacaaatagGAGAAAATACctcaaagctgtactattgaacagagagtggaaagagcgctcaggctgcaactaattatcttaacaaagatcaactaaaatacacacctctcactctgacaaattctactactataatactttttagcatttattacttgaactgaaaggcatgacacggccagagcacatcatcaacatggacAAAGATAAACTGTGTCACGAAAATTCTACGTCACTGACTTTACCTcggggaaaataataaaacagctatttattcattttgggaGTGAACGGAGTTGTCAGAATGCTGGTttgtaatatattaataaagtttgaccgacctgtctgactgtattgtttacattccctttagcgcagctctatctaatgttgcataacgtaacccaAGCCTCTAgtgtagcgtctattctatgcgccttataatgcggtgcgccttatatatgaaaaaagtttttaaataggccattcattgaaggtgcgccttataattcggtgcgccttatagtgcggaaaatacggaacttcagcatactttcagctacagaaacgATTCAGGTATTAAAATCTTTGGCTTTTTAAGGACTGATAAGCTTCCGGCCACAACTTTTACtctttatacatattttttcaCTAAGTGGTAGGAAACTTGTCTTCTTTTGAATAATGTGCACCTTTAGGGGAAAATTTTTCAAGATATTTATGTGTCATTTTCCAATAGCCAGAGCAATTTAAAATTTCAGCTGATTTTTAGGGtatgaaagagaaggagggtaTATTCTAACTTGCTGGTCTGACCACAATTGTtagtcctcaaacataaaattcacaccAGTGGCTCATTACAGTCTTTTACTTTTTTcgttaaaacaaattaaaattaaaagtcaaaTAGATAATTCGAATACTAGGAATTGTTCTgacaactgaaaataaaacctctctctcactttcctgttttgttctctcaaatttcaggttttacattatttatgcTAACAATGTAGACATTCTTGTCCTGTTTCACAATATCCAGCACCCTCTCTCAATGGCTTTAGCTTCTTTTCTATAATTTTAGCTTATTGAAAAACAATTCCAACTGTGCTTTTCCTTTAACTGTAATTAGCAACTTTTAGCAATTCTTAGGGAATAaatttaaagtatttcattatcattaaattcAGCATGACATCATTCACATTGCATTTTTCTAGTTACCACATGTTTGCTTCTCTCTGCAGTCAGCTGAAGAATGACTTCTCTTTCGTTTGCGACTTGGTACAAGAGGAGCTGGCTTTGTTCGTGCGGGACCAACATGAGGTCCTGATGAAGAACAGCAAATGACTGGCTGAGGACCTAAAAAACAGTTAATTTatgaataattattttacatcaaagagaaaagaaaagaaaattgagCACATACACTGTCACCCACCCGTCTTTCTGTAAGGCACAGTGTCCATGCTCTGCACTGTTCCTCTTGGTGAAATGTAGCGCACAGATGTCTCTTCCAGGTATTTGTCAACAGGGTCCGGGcacactaaaaacaacagtCCATTTCTGATGTTACTTTGCTAATCATGACacgtttttcttttcttttaagaaATGCACTGCAGAACTAGTTGTTGTATCAGTAAAATTGAAAGAATTAATTTTAGAAaaagatacacaaacacatgaccAGACATGATCAGTAAGGAAACCCAGCTATTGAACTCTCAAACCCATAACTCTCAAATAAATAAGTAATCTGCATTGTATTTGAATGAAGCATtgaaaaaagactaaaaaaaaaaaaaaaaactgaaccagGTGATTCCGCAGTGCGCCCAGAAAGTATTTATAGcactttttttctcattttgtaatgttacagcTTTATTCtaaaatggataaataaaatttccctcaaaattctacaaacaatactcCAAattgacaagaaaaagtattcaCAAACTTTGCCTACATTCCTGCAGCATTAAAGGTTCCAATGATCACAGTGGCCTCCATTATCTGTAAATGGAAGAAGCTTGGAACTACCCATGTCTTCCTAGACTTTGTCACCCGGCTAAACTGAGCGATCAAGAGAGAAaggccttagtcagggaggtgaccaagaacctgaTAGTCACTCTAAAAGAactccagcatttctctgtgacAAGAGAAGAATTTTCCAGAAAAACAACCatttctgcagcactccaccaatcaggccaTTGTGGTAGAGTGGAAGAGTGaaagatgtactgtatgcagcaatgtacagagacatccttcaggaaaacctgttccagagcactcttgacctcagactggggtgacggttcatctttcaactggacaatgaccctaaacacaCAGCCAAGACAACAATGAAGTGGCTACGGGACAAatctgtgaatgtccttgacCAGCCTTGAACCTGACATAACATATCCTATCCatagctatcaagctcctctcctgtggaaccagctcccagttcaggttcgggagccagatttctacatttaagactagactgaaaatgtaccttttttataaagcttacagttagagatggctcagataactctgaaccatctcttagttatgctgatataggttagtctgctggggcacctctactgatacactgagctcctctcctgaaacatgcagtctggagtaGGCTCCCTAGGGTAATGAAAATTGCTCAGTTGAAGCATTTAGCTCATGAAGATTGGGCCAAAATACCTattgacaggtgcagaagtctcatcTGGAGTAACAGAAATcacttgattgcagtgattgaCTCAAAAGgatgtgaaacaaaacattaagtTAGGGGACCATAATTTTTGTACAGCCCAGTTtcaaaagtttgttttttttaaaaacttctggtttttagcttttattgttttcctaatctttatatattattcttTCATTAGATTTTCTGCGGTTAACTACTTCTGCCTATTTTTAGCTACAGAAACCATTCAgctatcaaaatgttcagctgtttAAGGATAAGTGTGCTATCATTCAAATTTCTTCTAATAATGATACATTTTATGATATTCATCTTTTATCATCATATTTTTATAATGAATCTCAATGGCAGAGACTATTTAAATCTTCTTCTACCTTGTCCTCTTTGAGCTTTAACTACGTCAGCATACATTCAGCTACCGAAATCATTTAGGTATTAACTTTTTCAGCGTTCTTCAGCTTTAAGTGAAAATCCCTAAAGGTTTTTCAGTGTCAGCATTAATAAGTGGAGAGTTCACAATAGGCAGCTATTTTAAATTTCGTCTGACTTTTAGggtgagaaggagaaggaaagtCTTTTCCaacttgctgttttttttttcagtccaCACACATAAGATTCACACTGATGGCTCATTTAAGTCTTGGCTCTCAGGTAATTCACTTTTTTGGCAATAcctatttattgtttttctggAAAAACCTTGTTTGTGATGGCTCTAAATCACCTGGGGAATAGCATAATCCTAACAGCTTGAATTTCCTGCCCCTCCCCAACAGTCTTCATGGCAACAGTTTAGTCAGGTCACATGATCAAGGCTGTTTATAAACAAGcatcagtgacacacacacccacatgtgCACGCATGCAAAACCttgcatgtatacatgtatgtatcATGCACATACTGTGAGAAATATTGTgactgtataaatataatagGTTATGACTACTTGCCTGAATGATAATTATCCAATACTTATGcaaaattatttcaaaataaaatcatggaattatgaaataataattcaaactgCAAAAATTAAATACTTAGAATTCTACTTATCGCATGTATATTATAATTagttatattaatataaaagcacaaatttAGAAATGGTGGTCAAATTGATAACTTAAATACTAATAATTGTtctgacaacaaaaaataaatacagtgagggaaaaaattatttgaaccccagctgattttgtaagtttgcccactaacaaagaaatgatcaggctataatttcaatggtaggtttatttgaacagtgagacacaacaatgacaaaaaaaatccagaaaaatgcgtttcaaaaagagttataaattaatttgcatttccatgaaggaaagaagtatttgatcccctatccgtcagcaagatctcgagctcccaggtggatcttatacaggtaacgagctgacattggcagccctctcagctcgttacctgtataaaagagacctgtccacagaagcaatcaatcaatccagattccaaactcgtcaccatggccaagaccaaagagctttccaaggatgtcagggacaagattgtggacctacacaaggctggaatgggctacaagaccatcgccaagcagctgggtgagaaggtgacaacagttggtgcaattattcgcaaatggaagaaacataaattaactgccaatatcccttggtctggagctccatgcaagatctcacctcgtggaatttcaatgataatgagaacggtgaggaatcagccaagaaccactcgggaggaacttgtcaatgatctcaaggcagctgggaccatagtcaccaaaaaaacagttggtaacacactacgccgtgaaggactgaaatcctgctgtgcccgcaaggtccccctgctcaagaaagcccatctacaggcccgtttgaagtttgccactgaacatctgactgattcagaggaagactgggtgaaagtgttgtggtcagataagaccaaaatcgagctctttggcatcaactcaactcgctgtgtttggaggaggaggaaggctgcctatgactccaaaaacaccatccccactgtcaaatatggaggtggaaacattatgctttgggggtgtttttctgccaaggggacaggacaattgcaccgcatcaaagggaggatggatggggccatgtaccgtcaaatgttgggtgagaacctccttccctcagtcagggcattgaaaagggtcgtggttgggtactccagcacgacaatgatccaaaacacacggctaaggcaacaaatcactggctcaagaagaagcatattaaggtcatggagtggcctagtcagtctccagaccttaatcccatagaaaatctgtggagggagctgaaggttcgagttgccaaacattggagaggatctgcaaagaggagtgggccaaaatcccccctgagatgtgtgcaaaccttgtggccaactacaagaaacggctgacctctgtgattgccaacaaaggttttgccaccaagtactaaagcacgtttttcgaagggatcaaatacttctttccttcgtggaaatgcaaattaatttataactctttttgaaacgcatttttctggattttttttgtcattgttgtgtctcactgttcaaatacacctaccattgaaattatagactgatcatttctttgttagtgggcaaacttacaaaatcagctggggttcaaataattttttccctcactgtagatgtttttttaaatatctccagtttGAGATTGAACTGCTTAAGCTTCTTCGGCATACtttcaactttttaaaacaaatcaaaaagcaATTCTTGGGTAATAAATTCAGCATTACAgatttcaaaattaaaatgctttttttttgtttattataattttcaAGTTATTTGGGTGatctttgtgggtttttcctgTCTTTAACAGAAGAGCACCAACAATTTTCTTCACATCTGTATAAAGTAAGAAAATGTCCTTATCAGCAGgaagagaaactgataaacAAGGACATGAGAAGCTGGACAGGGTTCAGGTCCAGgtttcatataaaaaaaacaagaactcTTACACTGGAAAACCAATTGTAACCCagttacttgagtgcatgtaaatgcactgactGAAAAACTCACATAAACAGACAACCTTATGCTTTATGTTAACATTATTAACATGTGGAATTACTTATTTGATCCTGCATCTCTTTAACAATATGTCTTTCTGTCCACAAtatctgtcttttcatttataCTGCATTACGTACCCATTAAATTTGTAATATCACTTTTGAATCTACCActattaaatatgaatttatagCCTGGTGATATCACTCCTGTACTCACCTGCCTGCCGTTTCTTAAGTGTGACGTAAGGTAGCAGGTCATGGCGGGTAATGATCCTTAGAAGCTGGAGAACGTGTCGGAAGTTGGTCTCATCACAGCGACCTTGGCGCTCCAGGGCCAGCAGGAAATCTCTTCCATTCCTAATACCACCACGCTCATACTCATCAATCACATcaacaaacaagaaagacaGTACTCTAACATCCCGATGTGTTAGCTGGGCTCCAACTATGTCAAACATGTGGTGGAGTGAGTATAGTCCATGGGAGTTGTCCACTGCTTCCTCAGGCCATGGTTCAAAGCACCCATCTCTTCTAGACAAGCTGGAGTTTGTGCAGGAGGCAGAAACATTTCTATTGTGCACCTCCCCACAGGTTGCTGATACATTGGAGCAGCCCTGCCTGCTTGTCAAAGCTCTGTGTTCCAGAGGACCAGGAGTTGCATTGCTTTGACTGGAGTCCAGCTGATTAGCCTGAATGTGAGGCCGAGCCTGCTGAGCAGAGGAGTTTTGGGCAAGCTGGGGAGGAACAACAGCATTCGGGAACATTGGTTGTTGTGATGTCATCTCAGGGCCTGATGGTAATAAGGGATGGTCCAATCCCTGTGCTTCTTGCTGTCCTCCTCAGCTCCAACTGAAGAGCAATGTATGGAGAGTGGAGGAtcaaactataaatataaaatcattcTAGACCAAGTTTACTCTCAGTGACCATCATTATTAATCAGTCACCATCTACAGTACATGAGACAAGTCTAAAGACATGCACAAGTGAACAAAGCTTTATATACTAAGTATAAGTCACCTCTGCTAATGTTGGAACTAGGGATGGGCATTTGAAgctaaaattacaaaaaagcCTCAGTACTAAATAATACGTAatacctaataataataatacattttatgtaaatttaaaattatacacacatttttaactcAATCATCTATAAAactatttgaatattttgaaaTCTACTATTAGCCTATCCAGAGCTCAATGATGTTAAACTTCAGTAAACCAGGTCTGTGGTAGGTATACGTTTACCTGAGCTGCATCCTCCTAAAGATGGTTTTGAAGTGAAGCTAAAAGCTACAGACTGCAATGGTGTATCTGTCCTTTTCTGGAATAATCATATCTTTACTCttaactgcatttgtttttgtttgtgttttttcttgaaCATGATGCTTATGATTCATTACAATCCAAAGTCTCTGCTAGAATGAAGAGTGAACATTAAAGTCTAATTTATGGGGGGCAGTGAATGAGTGCTGTAACATAactaattaaaattcaaataatcACTAGTATTATAATGAAGTCGTTTGGACTACAATTACAGTAACACTAAGCAGCTAAGGCTAGTTTAGCTAACCAACTGAAAGTgatgtttatgtaaatgaagAGTCGAGTCATTGTACCAAAATTCTAGTTAACATTACTAACATAACTAACAGATGACAGTTTCtactgtaaacaaaaacatattttagcaTATTTAGCTGTTTCGCTGACTAAAAAACACGCTAACTCGATGGGTACATAACGGAAGTTAGGAAGCAAACGATAGTTAactggaaattaaaatgagattAAAGATCTTTGGGTCGCTCACTTAAACAAAATGATGGACGGCTGGCATCTAGTTCTGTTGTGCAATTTGCAACTATTAAGTCATGATAAAAACGTTAATGTATCTATCCTTGTGATTTGCACTTTagttactttgtttttactaaCGTTAGCTTTAGCTATGTTCTAGCTTTAGTTCAGGTATTGTCCGCATTACCTTCCCCGAACTAGACTATACAAAGCTAAGATTCAAAATACAATCATCTCATTCCCTCTCAGATGGTGTAGTATGTTACATTTACCTCCTGTTTTTAAGGATATTCCTGACGAGCCCGACACAGTCAAAGTTCGGTAGGCCGCTAACGCTATGTTAGCTTTCCAGTATCTAACATTAGCAGCAGAACAAAGCTTCTCAagggacagaaaacacagttaacCTATAATCAACTGTTTTGGTCGACCATATTATGAACGCTAAACATATACGTTGCCAACATTGACGTGCCGTGTTCCTTTAATGGTTTTAGCCAACGGACAGACACGACAGGATAAACAAGCATACAGTTTACGTTCTTCTACTAAAATGAAAGAACTTCCGGTTTAGGGTACAGTTCAGTTCCGGTGTCAACCCCTCCTCGCTTCAGCGTCAAGAAGTGCATGTTAATTTACTTCCTAATATATCCTACTCCCCGACAGGTGCCAATGTAATGAGATAATCAGTGTTATTAACTTTACCTTTCAATTTTTAGAGCATATAAAAACTGTTTACGAATATGTTGCttgttaacatttacattttgtgattaGATAATGAACAATTAAATTTTGTGTGATGTATGTAGCGCATTTAGGATGGTTGAAGATTTCCTGAAGAAATCTTATGAAAGTATCCACATTTCACCGTTTATTCTATAACAAAGCAGCAAGTGGCCCAGTCAGTACTCACAGCAACAGGCTCCCTCCCATTCTCCTGTAACAGGGCCTCAAACTTCTGCAAATAACTATATATTTAAGCTCTTGGCatattactataataataataataataataataataataataataataatacatattatttGTAAAGTACATTTAA
This region includes:
- the dedd gene encoding death effector domain-containing protein encodes the protein MTSQQPMFPNAVVPPQLAQNSSAQQARPHIQANQLDSSQSNATPGPLEHRALTSRQGCSNVSATCGEVHNRNVSASCTNSSLSRRDGCFEPWPEEAVDNSHGLYSLHHMFDIVGAQLTHRDVRVLSFLFVDVIDEYERGGIRNGRDFLLALERQGRCDETNFRHVLQLLRIITRHDLLPYVTLKKRQAVCPDPVDKYLEETSVRYISPRGTVQSMDTVPYRKTGPQPVICCSSSGPHVGPARTKPAPLVPSRKRKRSHSSADCREKQTCDIRLRVRAEYCQHDSALQGNVFSNKQDAVERQFERFNQANTILKSRDLGSIICDIKFSELTYLDAFWRDYINGSLLEALKGVFITDSLKQAVGHEAIKLLVNVDEEDYQAGRRKLLRNLVISGGSPLGGSKDSVS